The Primulina eburnea isolate SZY01 chromosome 8, ASM2296580v1, whole genome shotgun sequence genome contains a region encoding:
- the LOC140837702 gene encoding uncharacterized protein — protein MNFVENVYKKTARSTVKVGKIMFKTLLRPMVRATSQVVMATCLQKPLTDLHNLNLGAFMTIIIKVDSSRLGWQKGVLVALKNCKGARFKMDQNGVVEISGVGDPKRLLKKIGRSSRVTLLWFQFGQCSENLYMTASSGKKSDPPAAKEIKPIGYGNNDTRFPFLPNMHAGFAHPRPHLLTPYGPY, from the exons ATGAATTTTGTGGAGAATGTATACAAAAAAACAGCCAGGAGTACTGTTAAAGTTGGCAAGATCATGTTCAAAACATTGTTGAGACCCATGGTCCGAGCGACGTCGCAAGTCGTCATGGCGACCTGCCTGCAAAAACCTTTAACAGACCTTCACAATCTCAACCTCGGCGCTTTCATG ACAATTATTATTAAGGTGGATTCTAGCAGACTGGGATGGCAAAAAGGAGTATTAGTAGCACTGAAGAATTGCAAAG GGGCACGCTTCAAAATGGATCAAAATGGTGTTGTGGAGATATCTGGAGTAGGCGATCCAAAGAGACTCTTGAAGAAGATCGGGAGATCGAGCCGCGTAACGCTCCTATGGTTCCAGTTCGGACAATGCTCGGAGAACCTATACATGACCGCGAGCAGTGGTAAGAAAAGCGACCCTCCTGCAGCTAAAGAAATTAAACCCATTGGTTACGGAAACAATGATACCAggtttccctttcttcccaatatGCATGCTGGATTTGCCCATCCCAGACCACATTTACTCACACCTTACGGTCCATATTAA